The following are from one region of the Bradyrhizobium septentrionale genome:
- a CDS encoding O-acetylhomoserine aminocarboxypropyltransferase, which translates to MTDRVPGFSTLAVHAGAQPDPTTGARATPIYQTTSFVFNDADHAASLFGLQAFGNIYTRIGNPTNAVLEERVAALEGGTAALAVASGHAAQLVVLQQLLRPGDEIIAARKLYGGSINQFTHAFKAFGWNVAWADPDEIESFERAVTPHTKAIFIESIANPAGSITDIEAIAAVARKAGVPLIVDNTLASPYLIKPIDHGADIVVHSLTKFLGGHGNSLGGIIVDAGTFDWSKDNKYPMLSEPRPEYHGIRIQETFGNFAFAIACRVLGLRDLGPALSPFNAFMILTGIETLPLRMQKHCDNAKAVAEFLSTHPAVSAVNYAGLPGDRYNALQRKYAPKGAGAVFTFSLKGGYDAGVNLVSNLKLFSHLANVGDTRSLVIHPASTTHSQLDDAAKVKSGAAPDVVRLSIGIEDKEDLIADLDQALRA; encoded by the coding sequence ATGACCGATCGCGTTCCGGGATTTTCCACCCTCGCCGTGCACGCCGGCGCACAGCCTGATCCCACCACCGGCGCGCGGGCGACGCCGATCTACCAGACCACGTCATTCGTCTTCAACGACGCCGATCACGCCGCCTCGCTGTTCGGCCTGCAGGCGTTCGGCAACATCTATACCCGCATCGGCAACCCGACCAACGCGGTGCTCGAGGAACGCGTCGCGGCGCTCGAGGGCGGCACCGCGGCACTTGCGGTTGCCTCCGGCCACGCCGCGCAACTCGTCGTGCTGCAGCAGCTGCTCCGGCCCGGCGACGAGATCATTGCGGCACGCAAGCTCTATGGCGGCTCGATCAACCAGTTCACCCACGCCTTCAAGGCGTTCGGCTGGAACGTGGCCTGGGCCGATCCCGACGAGATCGAAAGCTTTGAGCGCGCGGTGACGCCGCACACCAAGGCGATCTTCATCGAATCCATCGCCAACCCCGCCGGCAGCATCACCGATATCGAGGCAATCGCGGCCGTCGCGCGCAAGGCCGGCGTGCCGCTGATCGTCGATAACACGCTGGCCTCGCCCTATCTGATCAAGCCGATCGATCACGGCGCCGACATCGTCGTGCACTCCTTGACCAAGTTCCTCGGCGGTCACGGCAACTCGCTCGGCGGCATCATCGTCGACGCCGGCACCTTCGACTGGTCGAAGGACAACAAATATCCGATGCTGAGCGAGCCGCGCCCGGAATATCACGGCATCCGGATCCAGGAGACCTTCGGCAATTTCGCCTTCGCGATCGCCTGCCGGGTGCTCGGGCTGCGCGACCTCGGCCCCGCACTGTCGCCGTTCAACGCCTTCATGATCCTGACCGGCATCGAGACGCTGCCGCTGCGCATGCAGAAGCACTGCGACAACGCCAAGGCGGTGGCGGAATTCCTCTCCACCCACCCCGCCGTCTCAGCGGTGAACTACGCCGGCCTGCCCGGCGACAGGTATAACGCCCTGCAGCGCAAATACGCGCCGAAGGGCGCCGGCGCGGTGTTCACCTTCAGCCTCAAGGGCGGCTATGACGCCGGCGTCAATCTGGTGTCGAACCTGAAGCTGTTCTCGCATCTCGCCAATGTCGGCGACACCCGCTCGCTGGTGATCCACCCGGCCTCCACCACCCACAGCCAGCTCGACGACGCCGCCAAGGTGAAGTCGGGCGCGGCGCCCGACGTGGTGCGGCTTTCGATCGGCATCGAGGACAAGGAAGACCTGATCGCCGACCTCGACCAGGCCCTGCGCGCCTGA
- a CDS encoding NUDIX hydrolase: MARSPQKTSAPASGNAITADLVAVLVAVTDGTPKIVTIAGGAALPSGPFEFTHRSLQTALRAWVEAQTGHPLGYVEQLYTFADRGRSGDARSPHSVSISYLGLTREDKVGEGFEAHWSGWYDYFPWEDHRAGAPAFVTKLMAPKLKAWAKAAPSPTLQRERWQRCAITFGLDDRDWNEELVLQRYELLYEAGLIPEAGRAQAREALVIPGKPMTADHRRILATGIARLRAKIKYRPVVFELMPAEFTLLQLQRSVEALAGRLVHKQNFRRLIEQQELVEEIGAMAADTVGRPAKLFRFRHAVLAERAVAGTKLPLSRT, from the coding sequence GTGGCCAGATCGCCGCAGAAAACCAGCGCACCGGCTTCGGGGAACGCGATCACCGCCGATCTCGTCGCGGTGCTGGTCGCCGTCACCGACGGCACGCCCAAGATCGTGACCATCGCCGGCGGCGCCGCGCTGCCGAGCGGCCCGTTCGAGTTTACCCACCGCTCGCTGCAGACCGCGTTGCGGGCCTGGGTCGAGGCCCAGACCGGCCACCCGCTCGGCTATGTCGAGCAGCTCTACACCTTCGCCGACCGCGGCCGCTCCGGCGACGCCAGGTCGCCGCATAGCGTTTCGATCAGCTATCTCGGCCTGACCCGCGAGGACAAGGTCGGCGAAGGTTTCGAGGCGCACTGGTCCGGCTGGTACGACTACTTTCCCTGGGAGGATCATCGCGCCGGCGCGCCGGCTTTCGTTACCAAGTTGATGGCGCCGAAACTGAAAGCGTGGGCGAAAGCAGCGCCGTCACCGACGCTGCAGCGCGAGCGCTGGCAGCGCTGCGCCATCACCTTCGGTCTCGATGATCGCGACTGGAACGAAGAGCTGGTGCTGCAGCGCTACGAGCTGCTCTACGAGGCCGGACTGATCCCGGAGGCCGGCCGCGCGCAAGCCCGCGAGGCATTGGTCATACCAGGAAAACCGATGACGGCGGATCATCGCCGCATTCTCGCGACCGGCATCGCGCGGCTGCGCGCCAAGATCAAATACCGTCCGGTGGTATTCGAGCTGATGCCGGCCGAGTTCACCCTGCTGCAACTGCAACGCAGTGTTGAGGCGCTCGCAGGCCGGCTGGTCCACAAACAGAACTTCCGCCGGCTGATCGAGCAGCAGGAACTCGTTGAAGAGATTGGCGCAATGGCCGCCGATACCGTCGGACGGCCTGCCAAGCTGTTCCGCTTCCGCCATGCCGTGCTGGCCGAACGGGCGGTCGCCGGCACCAAGTTGCCGCTTTCGCGCACTTGA
- the nadA gene encoding quinolinate synthase NadA codes for MVALDTDLLTRTAPLYERVKRVIPPFEWATFAEDVDAILALKRRRNAVVLAHNYQTPEIFHGVADIVGDSLLLAREATKVDADVIVLAGVHFMAETAKLLNPAKTVLIPDLKAGCSLADSITPADVQLMRARYPDAPVVAYVNTSTAVKAESDICCTSGNALKVVESLGAERVIMLPDEYLAQNIAKQTSKKIIAWKGHCEVHELFTADDVRQLRENHPDVTVLAHPECPPEVVAEADFSGSTAAMQSFVETKRPPRVVLLTECSMSDNIAALNPDVDFVRPCNLCPHMKRITLKNIRHALETNQHEVTIDPAIADRARRSVERMLAI; via the coding sequence ATGGTTGCACTCGATACCGATCTTCTCACCCGCACCGCGCCGCTCTATGAGCGCGTCAAGCGCGTCATCCCGCCGTTCGAATGGGCCACCTTCGCCGAGGACGTCGATGCGATCCTCGCGTTGAAACGCCGCCGCAACGCGGTGGTGCTGGCGCATAATTACCAGACACCGGAGATCTTCCATGGCGTCGCCGATATCGTCGGCGATAGCCTCTTGCTCGCGCGCGAGGCGACCAAGGTCGACGCCGACGTCATCGTGCTCGCCGGCGTGCACTTCATGGCCGAGACGGCAAAGCTGCTCAACCCGGCCAAGACCGTGCTGATCCCCGACCTGAAGGCCGGCTGCTCGCTTGCGGATTCCATCACGCCAGCTGATGTGCAGCTGATGCGCGCACGCTACCCGGACGCGCCGGTCGTCGCCTATGTCAACACCTCGACCGCGGTTAAGGCGGAGTCCGACATCTGCTGCACGTCGGGCAATGCGCTGAAGGTAGTGGAATCGCTCGGCGCTGAGCGCGTCATCATGCTGCCGGATGAATATCTGGCGCAGAACATCGCCAAGCAGACCAGCAAGAAGATCATCGCCTGGAAGGGCCATTGCGAGGTGCACGAGCTGTTCACAGCGGACGACGTGCGCCAGCTGCGCGAAAATCATCCCGATGTCACCGTCCTGGCGCATCCGGAATGCCCGCCCGAAGTGGTCGCTGAAGCGGACTTTTCCGGTTCGACGGCTGCGATGCAGTCGTTCGTCGAGACCAAGCGGCCGCCACGCGTCGTGCTGCTCACGGAATGCTCGATGAGCGACAACATCGCAGCCCTAAATCCGGATGTCGACTTCGTCCGCCCCTGCAATCTCTGCCCGCACATGAAGCGGATCACGCTGAAGAACATCCGCCACGCGCTGGAGACCAACCAGCACGAGGTCACGATCGACCCCGCAATCGCCGATCGCGCGCGCAGGAGCGTCGAAAGGATGCTGGCGATATGA
- a CDS encoding L-aspartate oxidase, whose amino-acid sequence MSTDISDLDGRPVIIGGGAAGLMTALQLAPEPVVLLSKSPLGAEASSMWAQGGLAAPVGADDTPALHLADTLAAGAGLCDAAAASRIVHAAPAAVEHLAELGVAFDRRADGSWRLGLEAAHGRNRIVHATGDGTGREIMRALISAVRRTPSITLLEGVEARRLLVEDNAVKGLLAANASGALTIATNRVVIATGGIGGLFADSTNPGGCFGQGLALAAHAGATLSDIEFVQFHPTAFDGPSRPMPLLTEAIRGDGAVLIDETGQRFMADQPGAELAPRDIVARAVWRHRAAGHRTFLDARKHPGADFAQRYPVISAFCKMAGIDPACDPIPIRPAVHYHMGGIAVDGYGRSTVQGLWACGEAARTGLHGANRLASNSLMEAIVCARWVAESIEGVSAGPRAMLRDEALPPASDPSAVRPLLSQGLGVLRDHDGIARAIRGLTPLACGRSAASDVAVVGLMIAVAAIRREESRGGHFRTDFPHTALSAVPSSLTRDGALAAARDIVETTPSARSARS is encoded by the coding sequence ATGAGCACCGACATTTCCGATCTCGACGGCCGTCCGGTGATCATCGGCGGCGGCGCCGCGGGGCTGATGACCGCGCTTCAGCTCGCGCCCGAGCCGGTCGTGCTGCTGTCGAAATCGCCGCTCGGCGCGGAAGCCTCCAGCATGTGGGCGCAGGGCGGCCTCGCCGCGCCTGTCGGCGCGGATGACACCCCTGCGCTTCATCTCGCCGATACGCTTGCGGCCGGCGCCGGCCTCTGCGATGCGGCCGCAGCGTCCCGGATCGTCCACGCCGCGCCTGCTGCAGTGGAGCATTTGGCCGAGCTCGGCGTCGCCTTCGACCGGCGCGCCGACGGCAGCTGGCGCCTCGGGCTCGAGGCCGCGCACGGCCGCAACCGCATCGTGCACGCCACCGGCGACGGCACCGGGCGCGAGATCATGCGCGCGCTGATATCAGCGGTCCGCCGGACGCCGTCGATCACGCTGCTGGAAGGCGTCGAAGCGCGCCGGTTGCTGGTCGAGGACAATGCGGTCAAAGGCTTGCTTGCAGCCAACGCAAGCGGAGCGCTGACGATCGCCACCAACCGCGTGGTGATCGCGACCGGCGGCATCGGCGGGCTGTTCGCCGACAGCACCAATCCGGGCGGATGTTTCGGCCAGGGGCTCGCGCTCGCGGCACATGCCGGCGCAACACTGTCGGACATCGAATTCGTCCAGTTTCATCCGACCGCCTTCGATGGACCGTCGCGGCCGATGCCGCTGTTGACCGAGGCGATCCGCGGCGACGGCGCAGTGCTGATCGACGAGACCGGGCAGCGCTTCATGGCCGACCAGCCCGGCGCCGAGCTGGCGCCACGCGATATCGTCGCGCGCGCCGTCTGGCGTCACCGCGCCGCGGGACATCGCACCTTCCTCGATGCGCGCAAACATCCGGGCGCGGATTTCGCCCAGCGCTATCCCGTGATCAGCGCGTTCTGCAAGATGGCCGGCATCGATCCGGCCTGCGATCCGATCCCGATCCGGCCGGCGGTGCACTACCATATGGGCGGCATCGCGGTGGACGGTTATGGACGCAGCACCGTGCAGGGCCTGTGGGCCTGCGGCGAGGCTGCGCGCACCGGACTGCACGGCGCCAACCGGCTCGCCAGCAACTCGCTGATGGAAGCGATCGTCTGCGCGCGCTGGGTCGCCGAAAGCATCGAAGGCGTGAGCGCGGGTCCGCGCGCGATGCTGCGCGACGAGGCGTTGCCGCCTGCCTCCGATCCCTCCGCCGTGCGGCCGCTCCTCTCCCAGGGACTCGGCGTGCTGCGCGACCACGACGGCATCGCACGCGCGATCCGCGGCCTCACTCCGCTCGCCTGCGGTCGGAGTGCGGCATCCGACGTGGCGGTTGTCGGATTGATGATCGCGGTCGCCGCGATCAGGCGTGAGGAAAGCCGCGGCGGCCATTTCCGCACCGATTTCCCGCATACCGCTTTGTCGGCTGTCCCGTCGTCCCTCACCCGTGACGGGGCGCTCGCCGCCGCGCGCGACATCGTCGAAACCACGCCATCCGCCAGGAGTGCCCGCTCATGA
- the nadC gene encoding carboxylating nicotinate-nucleotide diphosphorylase → MTLNPLLPLMYEPIVQTALREDLGRAGDITADAIVPATQQSRLVMRARQPGVIAGLDVARTAFQMVAPSITLRAERPDGSAVEPDQVIAIIDGPARSLLTAERTALNFLCHLSGVATATATLVKAVAGTRAQIVCTRKTTPGLRVLEKYAVRAGGGGNHRFGLDDAVLIKDNHIALAGGIRTAIERAKANAGHLVKIEVEVDTLSQLEEALALGVDAVLLDNMTTEQLSQAVQMARGKAITEASGRITAATAAAIAATGVDLISVGWVTHSSAALDIGLDYLS, encoded by the coding sequence ATGACCCTCAATCCCCTGTTGCCGCTGATGTACGAGCCGATCGTGCAGACTGCCCTGCGCGAGGACCTCGGCCGTGCCGGCGATATCACGGCGGATGCGATCGTACCGGCCACCCAGCAGTCGCGGCTGGTGATGCGGGCACGCCAGCCCGGCGTGATCGCGGGGCTCGACGTGGCGCGCACTGCCTTCCAGATGGTGGCGCCTTCCATCACGCTACGCGCTGAGCGGCCTGACGGCAGCGCGGTCGAGCCTGACCAGGTGATCGCGATCATCGACGGCCCGGCCCGCAGCCTGCTCACCGCGGAACGAACCGCGCTCAACTTCCTCTGCCATCTGAGCGGCGTCGCGACCGCAACGGCGACGCTGGTCAAAGCGGTCGCAGGCACGCGCGCGCAAATCGTCTGCACCCGCAAGACCACGCCGGGACTGCGGGTGCTGGAGAAATATGCGGTGCGCGCTGGCGGCGGCGGCAATCACCGGTTCGGGCTCGATGATGCGGTGTTGATCAAGGACAACCACATTGCGCTTGCCGGCGGCATCCGCACCGCGATCGAGCGCGCCAAGGCCAATGCCGGTCATCTCGTCAAGATCGAGGTCGAGGTCGACACGCTGTCGCAGCTCGAGGAGGCGCTGGCGCTCGGCGTCGACGCGGTCCTGCTCGACAACATGACGACGGAGCAACTCAGCCAGGCGGTTCAGATGGCGCGCGGCAAGGCGATCACCGAAGCCTCCGGCCGCATTACGGCTGCGACCGCCGCGGCGATTGCCGCCACCGGCGTTGATTTGATCTCGGTCGGCTGGGTGACCCATAGCTCGGCCGCGCTCGATATCGGGCTCGACTATCTCTCTTGA
- a CDS encoding COX15/CtaA family protein, whose product MAGISAKTSQLRAVRIWLFAVAALIALMVLVGGATRLTESGLSIVEWKPVTGALPPLTEAQWAQAFEGYKSIPQYRELNAGMTLEQFKTIFWWEWSHRLLGRVIGAAYLLPFLYFLWRGAVSGELGRRLWIIFGLGALQGGVGWWMVASGLSERLEVSQYRLATHLVLALLIFAAIVWTLRRLTDRPSVIAPLRLKITSAVLLVLTFVQLYFGALVAGLRAGRVYNTWPEIDGGLIPSADRLWFETPWWRNLFDNTLTVQFEHRMTAYLLFALAIAHAIDAVRARAGGAVIAGAWWLVAAITLQATLGILTLLHQVPIDLALTHQAVAIAVLTLAVLQAERFAVRRTVRDQPNLVPAGQPG is encoded by the coding sequence ATGGCCGGTATTTCCGCAAAGACATCGCAGCTCCGCGCCGTCAGGATCTGGCTGTTCGCAGTCGCTGCCCTGATCGCGCTGATGGTGCTGGTCGGCGGTGCCACGCGGCTCACCGAGTCCGGCCTGTCGATCGTCGAATGGAAGCCGGTGACCGGCGCGCTGCCGCCCTTGACCGAGGCGCAGTGGGCGCAGGCCTTCGAGGGCTACAAGAGCATCCCGCAATACCGCGAGCTCAACGCCGGGATGACGCTTGAGCAGTTCAAGACGATCTTCTGGTGGGAGTGGAGCCACCGGCTGCTCGGTCGGGTGATCGGCGCCGCCTATCTGCTGCCGTTCCTGTATTTCCTGTGGCGCGGCGCGGTGAGCGGCGAGCTCGGCCGGCGGCTGTGGATCATCTTCGGCCTCGGCGCGCTGCAGGGCGGCGTCGGCTGGTGGATGGTTGCGTCCGGGCTCTCGGAGCGCCTCGAGGTGTCGCAATATCGGCTGGCGACGCATCTGGTGCTGGCGCTGTTGATCTTCGCGGCGATCGTCTGGACGCTGCGGCGGTTGACCGACCGTCCGTCCGTGATCGCGCCGCTCAGGCTGAAGATCACGAGTGCGGTGCTGCTGGTGCTGACCTTCGTGCAGCTCTATTTCGGTGCGCTGGTCGCGGGCCTGCGCGCGGGCAGGGTCTACAACACCTGGCCCGAGATCGACGGCGGCTTGATTCCGTCGGCTGACCGTCTCTGGTTCGAGACGCCGTGGTGGCGCAACCTGTTCGACAACACGCTGACGGTGCAGTTCGAGCACCGCATGACCGCCTATCTGCTGTTCGCGCTGGCGATCGCACATGCGATCGATGCCGTGCGCGCGCGTGCCGGCGGCGCGGTGATCGCGGGCGCCTGGTGGCTGGTTGCGGCGATCACCCTGCAGGCGACGCTCGGCATCCTGACGCTGCTGCATCAGGTGCCGATCGATCTGGCGCTGACGCATCAGGCGGTCGCGATCGCCGTGCTGACGCTCGCGGTGCTGCAGGCCGAGCGCTTCGCGGTGCGCCGGACCGTGCGGGACCAGCCGAATCTTGTTCCGGCCGGCCAGCCCGGTTGA
- a CDS encoding DUF2842 domain-containing protein has product MAIRTRKLLGTIALLILVVVWSLLGMTIAQTPWLANSGLLQAIFYVVAGLGWVLPAMPIVSWMSRPDRA; this is encoded by the coding sequence ATGGCCATACGCACCCGCAAATTGCTCGGAACCATCGCCCTGCTCATCCTGGTGGTGGTGTGGTCGCTGCTCGGCATGACGATCGCCCAGACGCCGTGGCTCGCCAATTCAGGGCTGCTGCAGGCGATCTTCTACGTCGTCGCCGGGCTCGGCTGGGTGCTGCCGGCGATGCCGATCGTCTCCTGGATGTCGCGGCCCGACCGCGCTTAA
- a CDS encoding polysaccharide deacetylase family protein has translation MELAYFSGAFRLREREAGGAGVILRFARVRPARRARFQPLRSQEITPAFLDRTIRALKRWRYDIVGIEEACRRAVTLPVRRRFACLTFDGASKDILTHAYPVLARHGAPFTLYLPTAFPDGVGAAWWLALEDIIARESRISLVIDGRERHFGVATLSDKYELFDFLSGWLRKLPPSDLSYAVNDLGRRYATDAALLSRTTSLDWQDLAKLAADPNVTFGSATVNYSVLSNLRDADAQREMAMGKAVAESALQRPIGHFAYPFGDRDAFRRPHVVMAEETGFASAVSTISGVVEAQGRTNLYALPRIAWDGRVRSLRIMRVLLSGMMFPPVQPTRHARDHNAI, from the coding sequence ATGGAGCTCGCGTATTTCAGTGGCGCCTTCCGCCTGCGCGAGCGCGAGGCCGGCGGTGCCGGGGTGATCCTGCGCTTCGCGCGCGTCCGCCCCGCGCGCCGAGCCCGGTTCCAGCCACTGAGGTCGCAGGAGATCACGCCGGCCTTCCTCGATCGCACGATCCGCGCGCTGAAGCGCTGGCGCTACGACATCGTCGGGATCGAGGAGGCCTGTCGCCGCGCGGTGACCTTGCCGGTGCGCCGGCGCTTTGCCTGCCTGACCTTCGACGGCGCCAGCAAGGATATCCTCACCCATGCCTATCCCGTGCTCGCCCGGCACGGCGCCCCCTTCACGCTCTATCTGCCGACGGCGTTTCCCGATGGTGTCGGCGCGGCGTGGTGGCTGGCGCTGGAGGACATCATCGCGCGCGAAAGCCGCATCAGCCTTGTCATCGACGGCAGGGAACGGCACTTCGGGGTCGCGACGCTGTCCGACAAGTATGAGCTGTTCGACTTCCTGTCCGGCTGGCTGCGCAAACTGCCGCCGTCGGATTTGTCGTATGCGGTGAATGATCTGGGCCGGCGCTATGCGACCGACGCAGCGCTGTTGTCACGCACCACCTCGCTCGACTGGCAGGATCTGGCAAAACTCGCAGCGGATCCGAACGTGACGTTCGGCAGCGCCACGGTGAACTATTCGGTCCTCTCGAATCTCAGGGATGCCGATGCACAGCGCGAGATGGCGATGGGAAAGGCGGTGGCCGAGAGCGCGCTGCAGCGGCCGATCGGGCATTTCGCCTATCCGTTCGGGGACCGCGACGCGTTCCGCCGTCCGCACGTGGTGATGGCCGAGGAGACCGGCTTTGCCAGCGCGGTGTCGACCATATCAGGTGTCGTCGAGGCGCAGGGGCGCACCAACCTCTACGCGCTGCCGCGCATCGCATGGGACGGCCGGGTGCGCTCGCTGCGGATCATGCGGGTGTTGCTGTCGGGCATGATGTTTCCGCCGGTGCAGCCGACGCGGCATGCGCGCGATCACAACGCCATTTAA
- a CDS encoding GNAT family N-acetyltransferase: MVMAAAIEGQTAGTLTWPNAIRVAGVDIFHDLTAAEATWRSLETSQHSYTPYQRFDFLANWQRQVGEREGLRPFIVVAHDSERRPLLLLPLAIEQRLGANCASFMGGKHATFNMALCEKDFAVNATEADVTALIGSIAERSRADALVLCQQPLRWQELPNPLALLPHQPSVNDCPLLVIEPGAAPATLISNSFRRRLKGKERKLQPLPGYRYHVAADSADVCRLLDWFFRVKPQRMAEQKLPNVFAEPGIEQFIRTACLAPRGDGKGYAIDIHALECDEEVIAIFAGVSDGHRFSMMFNTYTMSANAKFSPGLILMRDIIDRHAGQDYRAFDLGIGSDEYKRLFCKDDEAIVDSFIPLSLRGKPAASALSAINRAKRAVKHNPALLEIAQNLRSMFR, encoded by the coding sequence ATGGTCATGGCGGCGGCAATTGAAGGCCAGACGGCGGGGACGCTAACGTGGCCGAACGCAATCCGCGTCGCCGGCGTCGATATCTTTCATGATCTCACGGCGGCCGAGGCAACCTGGCGCAGTCTCGAGACGTCGCAACACTCCTACACGCCCTATCAGCGCTTCGACTTCCTCGCCAACTGGCAGCGCCAGGTCGGCGAGCGCGAAGGCCTGCGGCCCTTCATCGTCGTCGCCCATGACAGCGAGCGCCGGCCGCTGCTGCTGTTGCCGCTCGCCATCGAGCAGCGCCTGGGCGCGAATTGCGCGAGCTTCATGGGCGGCAAGCACGCGACCTTCAACATGGCGCTGTGCGAGAAGGATTTCGCCGTCAACGCGACCGAGGCCGACGTCACGGCCCTGATCGGCTCGATCGCCGAACGGTCCCGCGCCGATGCGCTGGTGCTGTGCCAGCAGCCGCTGCGCTGGCAGGAGCTGCCGAATCCGCTGGCGCTGCTGCCGCATCAACCCTCGGTCAACGACTGCCCGCTGCTGGTGATCGAGCCCGGCGCGGCACCCGCGACGCTGATCAGCAACTCGTTCCGCCGCCGCCTGAAGGGCAAGGAGCGCAAGCTGCAGCCGCTGCCCGGCTACCGCTATCACGTCGCGGCCGACAGCGCCGACGTCTGCCGCCTGCTCGACTGGTTCTTCCGCGTCAAGCCACAGCGCATGGCCGAGCAGAAGCTGCCGAACGTGTTCGCCGAGCCGGGCATCGAGCAGTTCATCCGCACCGCCTGCCTGGCACCGCGCGGCGACGGCAAGGGCTATGCGATCGACATCCACGCGCTGGAATGCGACGAGGAAGTGATCGCGATCTTCGCCGGCGTGTCCGACGGCCATCGCTTCTCGATGATGTTCAACACCTACACGATGTCGGCCAATGCCAAGTTCAGCCCCGGCCTGATCCTGATGCGCGACATCATCGACCGTCATGCCGGCCAGGACTACCGCGCCTTCGATCTCGGTATCGGCTCGGACGAGTACAAGCGGCTGTTCTGCAAGGACGACGAAGCGATCGTCGACAGCTTCATTCCGCTCAGCCTGCGCGGCAAGCCGGCGGCCAGCGCATTGTCGGCCATCAATCGCGCCAAACGCGCGGTGAAGCACAATCCCGCGCTGCTCGAGATCGCCCAGAACCTGCGCAGCATGTTCCGCTGA
- a CDS encoding LysR family transcriptional regulator, with amino-acid sequence MINNLKLRQLRLLVALDSERKLQLAAERLNITQSAASKMLAEIEAVARVPLFERTARGVEPTAYGSILIRGGRSVLADLDRVTDEFAGYRSGELGTVSVGTVAKPSIDLVVDVMQYLGEKLHRVNISLDVSTSPPLVARLLALELDFVVARIPAGVDSGQFDYHEIGAEQAGLLVRAEHPLAALDSVNLEDTVDLQWICQPRESFMRQALERLFYSRGIAPPQRMINTESFSASIGIAAGIDAIVPLPLLIFDLLDPQRFKMLRIRDQLMLESYGLIKLRRRALSPAAMLVFDAMMRLGVESGRPVPPA; translated from the coding sequence GTGATCAATAATCTGAAATTGCGCCAGTTGCGCCTGCTGGTGGCGCTCGACAGCGAGCGCAAGCTGCAGCTGGCCGCCGAGCGCCTCAATATCACCCAGTCGGCGGCATCCAAGATGCTGGCTGAGATCGAGGCGGTGGCGCGGGTTCCGTTGTTCGAGCGGACTGCGCGCGGCGTCGAGCCCACGGCCTACGGCTCGATCCTGATCCGCGGCGGCCGGAGCGTGCTGGCCGACCTTGACCGGGTCACCGATGAGTTCGCCGGTTACCGATCGGGCGAGCTCGGCACCGTATCGGTAGGAACGGTCGCCAAGCCCAGCATCGACCTCGTCGTCGACGTCATGCAGTATCTCGGCGAGAAGCTGCACCGGGTGAACATTTCACTCGATGTCAGCACCAGCCCGCCGCTGGTTGCGCGGCTTCTCGCGCTCGAGCTGGATTTCGTCGTTGCGCGAATTCCCGCGGGCGTCGATTCCGGGCAGTTCGATTATCACGAGATCGGCGCCGAGCAGGCCGGCCTGCTGGTTCGCGCCGAGCATCCGCTGGCCGCGCTCGACAGCGTCAATCTGGAAGACACGGTCGACTTGCAATGGATCTGCCAGCCGCGGGAATCCTTCATGCGCCAGGCGCTCGAGCGGCTGTTCTACAGCCGGGGCATCGCGCCGCCGCAGCGCATGATCAACACCGAATCCTTCTCCGCGTCGATCGGAATTGCCGCAGGGATCGATGCGATCGTGCCGTTGCCGTTGCTGATCTTCGATCTGCTCGATCCGCAGCGCTTCAAGATGCTTCGCATCCGCGACCAGCTGATGCTCGAGAGCTACGGGCTGATCAAGCTGCGCAGGCGCGCGCTGTCACCGGCCGCGATGCTGGTGTTCGATGCGATGATGCGGCTTGGCGTCGAGAGTGGCCGGCCGGTGCCGCCCGCCTGA